The Niabella beijingensis genomic interval TTATTATTTGACAGGTAGGATTTGAGATGTCAGATATCAGACGTCAGATGTCAGACAGGAGTCACACTGATAGCTGACAGCTAAAAACCGGGAATCATAAACAAGAGTCATGCAGATCGACGACATCTCTTTTAACGATATCGCTATTTTTCATCCGGAGGAAGACTATTCCATCTTCCACAAACTGAACTTTACCCGCACTTTCGGAGGAAAGGAATGGCTGCGTCATTTCTTTTCCACACCTTTCAGCGACATTCAAAAAATACGCGGCACCCAAAAGATACTCCGGAAGCTGATCCTTCATGTGGAAGAATGGCCGGAAGATATTACCAATGGTACGATACTCGTAATGGACCGCTTCCTGGATTATGCACTGGACCGGGTAAGCAACAGTCCCACGGTAGTAGATGCCGCCATTTACCGGGTACTGCATCATGCCGACTATTCCATGGTCCGTTTTTCCATCAATCACTTTGCCGATTTTTTCAGAAGCATGAAACAGATCTCCACGCTGCTGAAAGAAGTGGAACTGCCGGCCGGCTTTAGTATTTATATTGAGCGCATCGGCCAGTTGCTGAAAACCGAAGCCTTTGCTCAATTATCCGAATCGGTAAAGGACCAGCCCTTCTCCATGAGCAAGAACCTGTATTTTGCCGGTCAGTTGCGCGAAGCACATAAACACGCCGTGCAGGAGCTTATGGACATCTATGCCCGGCTGGATGCCTGGTACTCGATGGCGATGGCAGTAAAACATTACAACCTGTCGTTCCCTGAATTTACAGAGCAACCCACTCCTACAATAGAGGCAACAGGCCTCTATCATATTTTGCTTCAGCAACCGGTGTCATACGATCTTGAGATCAACCAGGAGAATAATTTCCTGTTTTTAACCGGCGCAAACATGGCAGGAAAAAGCACGCTGATCAAATCGGTGGGTGCCGCTGTTTTTCTGGCCCACATTGGAATGGGAGTACCCGCCAGGTCGATGAAGCTGACCTTATTTGACGGACTGATCAGCAATATCAATGTGGTGGACAATATTGTAAAAGGCGAAAGCTACTTTTTTAATGAGGTACAACGCATCCGGAATACCGTAGAGCGGGTAAGTAACGGTCAGCGATGGCTGGTACTGATCGACGAATTGTTCAAGGGAACCAATGTGCAGGATGCCATGCGTTGTTCGCTGGCAGTGATCCGCGGATTGCTGAAGGTGAAGAGTTCGTTGTTTGTCCTCTCCACCCATTTATACGAAATCGGCGAAGAACTGGCCGCCACCCCTTCTATTGCTTTTAAACATTTTGAGACCACCATCGACGGTGATAACCTTTCCTTCAGTTACCAGTTAAAAGAAGGGATCAGTAAAGACCGGCTGGGTTACTTTATCCTGAAAAAAGAAAAGGTAGTGGAAATGCTGGACCGGCTCTGACCCCTGTACAACTTCATAAAAAGCCGGAGGGCCTATGCCCCCCAGCCACCTGTCACCAGGTACTTAACACTTCACTTCTCCCCTGTTCAATATTCCTGCAAAATAACAAAATGCATCAATGTTGCAAAAAATATTTTAAAGAAATCACCCCCCGGATGGTGGCGCAACGCAATCACAATGCCTGATTCTGTGTCTGGATATATTGAAGCAAGTCCTCACGACCGCCCCTGTCAACCGCAGAAGTCACAAAATGCAATGGCAATGTTTCCCAGCTTTCTTTCAGGGTTTCGAGAAATGCCGCTACATTCCGGATGGTAGCACCCGGCTTGTTCTTATCCGCTTTGGTAAACACCAGCACAAAAGGGATCTGCCATTCACCGAGCTGGTTAATGAATTCAAGATCGATTTTTTGCGGTTCATGCCGGCTGTCGATCAGTACAAATAAACAAATGAGGTTTTCCCTTTTAAGGATATACCGCTCGATCATCATAGACCAGCTTTTCCGTTGCTTTTGAGAAACCTTGGCATAGCCATATCCCGGAAGATCCACCAGGTACCAGGAAGATTTTATCAGTTTCCCGGTTTTATCCCGGATCCCCGATAGGATCTCAAAATGATTGATGAGCTGTGTTTTTCCGGGCGCCGCCGAGGTCTTGGCCAGTGCTTTTTTATCGCACAACATATTGATGAGGGAAGATTTCCCCACGTTGCTACGGCCGATGAATGCATATTCCGGACGGTCCGCTTTCGGACATTGTGTATATTCGGCACTACTTTTAACGTAAGCCGCAGACTGGATCTCCATAGCTGCAAATTTATAGGGAAGGGCGCAATCTTAAATGAAAAGGCACCGCTACCTTTTGTTTTTCCCCGCTGAGCACCAGCCGCGCCGCCTCTGCACCCATTGCCTCAAAATCTGTTGAAAACGTGGTGATCCCCTGTAAGATCAGCCGTTTCAGGGGCGTTTCGTTATAACTGATCACGCCCACATCCGCTCCCAGCCGGAGTTCTGCGGCCATGATCTTGTCAACCAGCGTAACCAGGTCGTCCTCCATGAGACAGATATAGACCTCTTTTTCCGAGATGATTTCCTTCTGAATATGGTGCACCACTTTCCCGTTGAAAGCGTATTGCTGACAGAATCTCCGGAACCCATTGGTGATCTCCTCCGGAAAATAGGAGTATTCCGGCTCAATAATCTTCAGGGTTTCGTAATGTTTAAGCCGGTCCAGTGCCTTTTCCAGCGACCGGTAAATGTCTTCTTCGAAGTTTTCATACACCGCGCTGAAATCACCGGTAACCCCCGGTACCAGTTTGTCGAGCAGGATCAGCTTTTCCTTGGGCAGGGCATTGATGATCTCCGGTGCGCCTTCTCCCCCTTCCATAAAATGGGTGATGATCACAAAATGGGTGTATTTCTTTTCAATACTGGAGATCAGTTTTTTAAAAAGGTTGAAATCATTATTGTAAATGTAAAAGTCGATTACAGCCGTGGGACCCAGCGTCTTTACAAATGCATCATAGATGATCTTTTTGTGCGTGCTGAGCTTATTGAACATCAGGAATATCTTCAATGAGTTCTGCAGATCACCGGCTTTTACAAAATACCCTTTACCCGGAACAGAGCCCAGCACCCCCATCCGTTTCAGGTGTTTATAGGCCTTTTCTGCCGTATCACGGGAAATTTCAAATTCATAACTCAGCTCGTTAATGGAAGGCAGGATATCATCCTTGCGGATACTGCCATCTGCTATGGCGTTGATAATGGATTGCGCCAGCTGCTGGTATTTGGGCGTGGCTGACAATACATCCAGCTCAATATATTTAAAAATACTCATTTTGAAACAGGCAAACTTTGCAAATAAAAGTAGGAAAAATAAATGAAGTTCCCCATCCGAAAATAGCAGCCTGCCGGACGCAATGGTTCCCGGGTCTTTTCAATGCATCACTAGGCAATTCCCTTTACCTTTGCAGCGTATGACAGAATTTTCGCACGACCCTATTATTCCTTATAAAGAATCGGGAAAATCCAAAAAAGAACAGGTGGCTGAAATGTTCGACCGCATTGCGCCCCGTTATGATCTTACCAACCGGGTGCTCTCGGGCCGCTCGGATGTGGCCTGGCGTAAAAAAGCGATAGGGCTGTTAAAAAAGTACCGGCCGCAGGAGCTGCTGGATATCGCTACGGGCACGGGTGATATGGCCATACGCGCCTGCAAAATGCTGTCGCCCCGTCATATAACCGGTGTTGATATTTCGGAGCAGATGCTGGAAGTAGGCCGGCAAAAAATCGCAAAAGAAGGACTGGGCAGCAAAATAACCCTCGAAGCCGGCGACTCTGAAAACCTCCGGTTCC includes:
- a CDS encoding MutS-related protein; protein product: MQIDDISFNDIAIFHPEEDYSIFHKLNFTRTFGGKEWLRHFFSTPFSDIQKIRGTQKILRKLILHVEEWPEDITNGTILVMDRFLDYALDRVSNSPTVVDAAIYRVLHHADYSMVRFSINHFADFFRSMKQISTLLKEVELPAGFSIYIERIGQLLKTEAFAQLSESVKDQPFSMSKNLYFAGQLREAHKHAVQELMDIYARLDAWYSMAMAVKHYNLSFPEFTEQPTPTIEATGLYHILLQQPVSYDLEINQENNFLFLTGANMAGKSTLIKSVGAAVFLAHIGMGVPARSMKLTLFDGLISNINVVDNIVKGESYFFNEVQRIRNTVERVSNGQRWLVLIDELFKGTNVQDAMRCSLAVIRGLLKVKSSLFVLSTHLYEIGEELAATPSIAFKHFETTIDGDNLSFSYQLKEGISKDRLGYFILKKEKVVEMLDRL
- the yihA gene encoding ribosome biogenesis GTP-binding protein YihA/YsxC, with product MEIQSAAYVKSSAEYTQCPKADRPEYAFIGRSNVGKSSLINMLCDKKALAKTSAAPGKTQLINHFEILSGIRDKTGKLIKSSWYLVDLPGYGYAKVSQKQRKSWSMMIERYILKRENLICLFVLIDSRHEPQKIDLEFINQLGEWQIPFVLVFTKADKNKPGATIRNVAAFLETLKESWETLPLHFVTSAVDRGGREDLLQYIQTQNQAL
- a CDS encoding GntR family transcriptional regulator; protein product: MSIFKYIELDVLSATPKYQQLAQSIINAIADGSIRKDDILPSINELSYEFEISRDTAEKAYKHLKRMGVLGSVPGKGYFVKAGDLQNSLKIFLMFNKLSTHKKIIYDAFVKTLGPTAVIDFYIYNNDFNLFKKLISSIEKKYTHFVIITHFMEGGEGAPEIINALPKEKLILLDKLVPGVTGDFSAVYENFEEDIYRSLEKALDRLKHYETLKIIEPEYSYFPEEITNGFRRFCQQYAFNGKVVHHIQKEIISEKEVYICLMEDDLVTLVDKIMAAELRLGADVGVISYNETPLKRLILQGITTFSTDFEAMGAEAARLVLSGEKQKVAVPFHLRLRPSL
- the ubiE gene encoding bifunctional demethylmenaquinone methyltransferase/2-methoxy-6-polyprenyl-1,4-benzoquinol methylase UbiE; protein product: MTEFSHDPIIPYKESGKSKKEQVAEMFDRIAPRYDLTNRVLSGRSDVAWRKKAIGLLKKYRPQELLDIATGTGDMAIRACKMLSPRHITGVDISEQMLEVGRQKIAKEGLGSKITLEAGDSENLRFPDNRFDAAMAAFGVRNFEHLEKGLSEMCRVLKPGGQLLIIEFSRPRPGLFKGLYQLYMNVVAPHIAGLLKQNKEAYQYLNKSARAFPERKEFTAILEKTGFKNARYRALTLGICCIYTAEKP